Proteins from a single region of Chryseobacterium sp. T16E-39:
- a CDS encoding GNAT family N-acetyltransferase produces MNIEYRSLLPHESRIYRTIRLESLKKFPESFGANYEEALQTEKFKLEYDIENQRNERFVIGAFSDGELIGICAFVKEEDNAGHIYQMYIKENFQGKNIGYGLIQAVVEEANNRSNSTEIVLEVTHSNIKAYQLYKKFGFKEVAKNTQEKETDSNIVMVYGRS; encoded by the coding sequence ATGAACATTGAATATAGATCACTGCTTCCTCATGAAAGCAGAATATACAGAACTATTCGTTTAGAAAGTCTAAAAAAATTTCCAGAATCTTTTGGAGCCAATTATGAAGAGGCCCTACAAACTGAAAAATTCAAATTAGAATATGATATTGAAAATCAAAGAAATGAAAGATTTGTTATTGGAGCTTTCAGTGATGGTGAGCTGATTGGAATTTGTGCTTTTGTAAAGGAAGAGGATAATGCCGGTCATATTTATCAGATGTATATTAAAGAAAATTTTCAAGGGAAAAATATCGGGTATGGATTGATTCAGGCTGTCGTCGAGGAAGCAAACAATAGATCAAATTCTACTGAAATTGTTTTAGAAGTCACTCATAGCAATATAAAAGCCTATCAATTATACAAGAAATTCGGATTTAAAGAAGTAGCTAAAAATACTCAGGAAAAGGAAACAGATTCCAATATTGTTATGGTATATGGCAGAAGTTAA
- a CDS encoding HD domain-containing protein, with amino-acid sequence MSLQTPKIVAGVSIPDSSLAQQATQLLMEHGSDVLYNHSLRTFIFASLHGEQRKLVYDPELLYVCSVFHDLGLTPHYSSSNKRFEVDGADAARNFLKGHGLPQQTLQLVWDAIALHTTPGIVEYKEAEAVLLNSGVALDVVGRGYEQLSDTVRKEVTGYFPRDHFKKTIIPTFFEGFRHKLHTTYGNMNADICTCMIPGFKSPNFCDAILQSPWEE; translated from the coding sequence ATGTCATTACAAACCCCAAAAATTGTCGCTGGTGTTTCAATTCCGGACAGCAGCTTAGCTCAACAGGCCACCCAACTTCTAATGGAACATGGTTCAGATGTTCTTTATAATCATTCATTACGGACATTTATTTTTGCTTCCCTACATGGAGAGCAAAGAAAATTGGTATATGATCCGGAACTTCTGTATGTTTGTTCTGTTTTCCATGACTTAGGACTAACTCCACACTACAGCAGCTCCAATAAACGTTTTGAAGTAGATGGAGCCGATGCGGCGCGTAATTTTTTAAAAGGGCATGGTTTACCTCAACAGACCTTACAATTGGTTTGGGATGCAATAGCACTACATACCACACCGGGTATTGTAGAGTATAAAGAAGCCGAAGCTGTACTACTGAACTCGGGAGTCGCCCTGGACGTTGTAGGAAGAGGATACGAACAATTATCGGATACTGTTCGTAAGGAAGTTACAGGATATTTTCCACGTGATCATTTTAAGAAAACAATTATCCCTACTTTTTTTGAAGGATTCAGACATAAGCTTCATACAACTTATGGCAACATGAATGCAGATATCTGTACATGCATGATCCCGGGATTCAAAAGTCCTAACTTCTGTGATGCAATTCTACAATCTCCATGGGAAGAATAA
- a CDS encoding DinB family protein, which yields MLFWQTLPHYINHATYHRGQLVTLLRQMNFTGFSNTDLATYFIVNTLQ from the coding sequence ATGCTATTCTGGCAAACCCTTCCTCATTATATTAATCACGCTACTTATCATAGGGGGCAACTCGTAACATTGCTCCGTCAAATGAATTTTACCGGATTTTCCAATACTGATCTGGCAACTTATTTTATAGTAAATACGTTACAATAA
- a CDS encoding helix-turn-helix domain-containing protein has protein sequence MMGREGIDIFSVQKKEIDTTLSISSRQSFTMVFVKEGKGIVKVDHHQYDFRTGKFFLLNTSANYHFYAEKASLIIIQCPLHFIDQIRTEADRIETCENLNKLNYIVNNYHSHAGCIFRNTEDLQFAEVLIENILREYIVLSNKDYLIIRQSISILLNLVARNLILSDTEELNENSTEFLIMKVITYVQQYIKDPEKTKVSFVAQRFGLSKTYFGEFFKKNVGVSYQSYLLAYRLKLVDTRLQFSTMRLKEIAEELGFNDESHLSKTFKKHRGISPSQYRNR, from the coding sequence ATGATGGGCAGAGAAGGAATTGATATATTTTCGGTACAAAAAAAAGAAATTGATACGACATTGTCTATTTCCTCACGACAATCATTTACTATGGTTTTTGTTAAGGAAGGAAAAGGTATTGTAAAAGTTGATCATCATCAATATGACTTCAGGACAGGAAAGTTCTTTCTGTTGAATACTTCCGCGAATTACCATTTTTATGCTGAGAAAGCCAGTTTAATTATCATTCAGTGTCCATTACATTTCATAGACCAGATCCGAACCGAGGCTGACCGTATTGAAACTTGTGAAAATCTCAATAAACTGAATTATATTGTCAATAATTATCACAGTCATGCCGGCTGTATATTTCGAAACACTGAAGACCTGCAGTTTGCTGAAGTCCTTATTGAAAATATTCTGAGAGAATATATTGTTCTATCGAATAAGGATTATCTTATTATCCGGCAATCGATCTCAATCCTCCTTAATCTTGTTGCCCGCAATCTAATATTGAGTGATACCGAAGAACTGAACGAAAACAGTACTGAATTTCTGATCATGAAAGTCATCACTTATGTACAGCAATACATCAAAGATCCCGAGAAGACAAAAGTTTCCTTTGTTGCCCAACGTTTTGGTCTCTCAAAAACTTATTTTGGTGAATTTTTCAAAAAGAATGTAGGCGTATCTTATCAGTCTTATTTACTAGCATATCGTTTGAAACTCGTTGATACCCGTTTACAATTCAGTACCATGAGACTAAAGGAAATTGCTGAGGAACTGGGTTTCAATGATGAGAGCCATTTATCTAAAACCTTTAAAAAACATAGAGGGATAAGTCCTTCTCAATATAGAAACCGCTAA
- a CDS encoding T9SS-dependent choice-of-anchor J family protein: protein MKKLSVLGAFLGLYSLHAQTTIFEDSFESYSDFAYTTGTVGAWTLTDVDGKNSYVLNGSTFPNQGIPKAFIVFNKAGIVPATASTQTAARTGNKAMACFNVSTPAPLVNNDWLISPKVNLGSTGNNVSFWVKPIHELYGEEKFNVWISTTNTNTTSFTKINPNVIVTPAEVEWNQHTFNLDAYAGQGVYIAIQCVSDDQFALFVDDFKVTTTGTLGTSETAKSSAGISVFPNPVSDILTIKSKEKVNNAEIFDMSGKKVEATLTNDKVDVRHLNSGSYIINIETKEGKKTEKFIKK, encoded by the coding sequence ATGAAAAAACTTTCTGTTTTAGGTGCTTTTTTAGGTTTATATTCCCTACATGCACAAACTACTATTTTTGAAGATAGCTTTGAAAGCTACTCAGATTTCGCCTATACTACCGGTACAGTGGGTGCCTGGACTTTAACAGATGTAGACGGGAAAAACTCTTATGTCTTAAATGGTTCTACTTTTCCTAATCAGGGAATTCCAAAGGCCTTTATTGTTTTTAATAAAGCAGGAATTGTTCCAGCTACAGCTTCTACCCAGACTGCTGCAAGAACGGGCAATAAAGCAATGGCATGCTTTAATGTAAGTACTCCCGCCCCACTTGTTAATAATGATTGGCTGATCAGCCCTAAAGTAAATTTAGGATCTACCGGGAACAATGTAAGTTTTTGGGTAAAACCCATCCATGAATTGTATGGTGAAGAAAAGTTCAATGTGTGGATATCTACCACCAATACTAATACAACCAGCTTTACCAAAATCAACCCAAATGTAATTGTAACCCCGGCTGAAGTAGAATGGAATCAGCATACTTTCAATTTAGACGCTTATGCTGGTCAAGGTGTTTATATTGCAATACAATGTGTTTCGGATGACCAGTTCGCCTTGTTTGTTGATGACTTTAAAGTGACCACAACAGGAACTTTGGGGACTTCTGAAACAGCTAAATCCTCGGCTGGTATTTCTGTATTTCCTAATCCAGTATCCGACATCCTCACCATTAAATCTAAAGAAAAAGTGAATAATGCTGAAATTTTTGATATGAGTGGAAAAAAAGTAGAAGCCACTTTGACTAATGATAAAGTTGATGTGAGACATCTAAATTCCGGAAGTTACATCATCAATATTGAAACTAAAGAGGGTAAAAAGACCGAGAAATTTATCAAAAAATAA
- a CDS encoding SDR family oxidoreductase, which produces MGSYFNGKTVWITGASSGIGEALVLELATKTTARIILSSRKEEQLIAIAQKAGLPKNRYAILPLDLYHYKDMPSVAAKAIEKFGSVDILINNAGLSQRSLAMDTDIEVDKRLIEVDYIGTVALTKATVPYMIKNGGGQIAVVSSLMGVFGAPMRSGYAGAKHALHGFFDALRAELYKEKILVTIICPGFIQTNISLNAVTGDGSSQGIMDDATKNGMLVSVFAKKMLKAIELKKYQKAIGGKEVLGVYLKRFFPSWLARITRKAKVV; this is translated from the coding sequence ATGGGTTCTTATTTTAACGGTAAAACAGTTTGGATCACAGGAGCATCATCCGGGATCGGAGAGGCACTCGTTCTTGAGCTGGCAACAAAAACAACGGCAAGGATCATTCTTTCGTCGAGAAAAGAAGAACAGCTGATAGCAATTGCACAAAAAGCAGGGTTACCAAAAAATCGTTATGCCATATTACCTTTAGATCTTTACCATTACAAAGATATGCCTTCAGTGGCTGCAAAAGCTATAGAAAAATTTGGAAGTGTTGATATTCTGATCAATAATGCAGGCTTATCCCAACGATCCCTAGCAATGGACACTGATATAGAAGTAGATAAACGTTTAATAGAGGTTGATTATATCGGAACAGTTGCATTAACAAAGGCTACAGTTCCTTATATGATTAAAAATGGAGGTGGGCAAATAGCTGTAGTGTCCAGCCTGATGGGAGTGTTTGGAGCTCCAATGCGCAGTGGCTATGCCGGAGCCAAACATGCTCTGCATGGTTTTTTTGATGCACTGCGCGCAGAATTGTATAAAGAAAAAATTCTGGTCACAATAATCTGTCCTGGTTTTATACAAACCAATATTTCTCTAAATGCCGTGACAGGAGACGGTTCATCCCAGGGAATTATGGATGATGCTACAAAAAACGGGATGCTTGTTTCTGTTTTTGCCAAGAAAATGCTTAAAGCTATTGAACTGAAGAAATACCAGAAAGCAATTGGAGGCAAAGAAGTTTTAGGAGTTTATCTTAAAAGATTTTTCCCTTCGTGGTTGGCCAGGATTACCCGAAAAGCAAAAGTAGTTTGA
- a CDS encoding helix-turn-helix domain-containing protein yields the protein METIKQKVNRGQDKNVLRTYSYFSNVQAQRNKILLHENFINFLEKGEKVVHYANKATTITDAQFAILSSNNCLMTEKLSVDNEYRSTLFFFSDEVLINFYAKYAKLIKAVSTRIEEFEMPLLVFEKDEFINYYIASLKLIQQKSSVISTQMLQLKFEELMLYLLEKYPKAVLSFQTRKVEEYSDIEIKKAVEKNLTNNLTLDELAFLCHTSISTFKRRFLRIYHMVPSKYFLQKKMETATLLLLQNKNPSEVFYEVGYENHSSFSQSFKRIYGMSPKQFQQQNMNVGKQLLND from the coding sequence ATGGAAACGATCAAACAAAAGGTGAATAGAGGGCAGGATAAAAATGTTCTTAGGACATATAGCTACTTTTCTAATGTACAAGCTCAAAGGAATAAAATACTTCTTCATGAGAATTTCATTAATTTTTTAGAAAAAGGTGAGAAAGTGGTGCATTATGCAAATAAAGCCACAACAATTACGGACGCTCAATTTGCCATTCTTTCCTCGAATAATTGTTTAATGACAGAAAAGCTTTCGGTAGACAATGAGTATCGCAGTACATTGTTTTTCTTTAGTGATGAGGTATTGATTAATTTTTACGCGAAGTATGCTAAGCTTATTAAGGCAGTTTCAACAAGGATAGAAGAATTTGAAATGCCACTGCTTGTATTTGAAAAGGATGAATTCATTAACTATTATATTGCATCACTTAAATTAATTCAGCAAAAATCATCTGTTATTTCAACCCAAATGCTGCAGTTAAAATTTGAAGAGTTAATGCTGTATCTCCTTGAAAAATATCCCAAAGCTGTCCTGTCATTCCAAACAAGAAAAGTGGAAGAGTATTCAGATATTGAAATAAAAAAAGCAGTTGAAAAAAATCTCACCAACAATCTTACATTAGATGAATTAGCCTTTCTGTGCCACACCAGTATCTCTACTTTTAAAAGAAGATTTCTAAGGATTTATCATATGGTACCCAGTAAATATTTCTTACAAAAGAAAATGGAAACAGCGACATTGTTATTATTACAAAACAAAAATCCAAGTGAAGTATTTTACGAAGTAGGCTATGAAAATCATTCAAGTTTTTCTCAATCCTTTAAACGGATTTATGGAATGAGCCCGAAACAATTTCAGCAACAGAATATGAACGTTGGTAAACAGCTTTTGAACGATTAA
- a CDS encoding GNAT family N-acetyltransferase has protein sequence MEIQYSTDKRPTTDQIIELYDNAGLPRPTHDKERMQKMFDHSNLIITAWYKDLLVGVSRSITDWVWCCYLSDLAIRDEYKKEGIGRKLINMTKEKVGEQSMVLLLSVPTAMEYYPKVGFEKLENSFIMHRAEWK, from the coding sequence ATGGAAATACAATACAGTACAGATAAAAGACCGACAACGGATCAGATCATTGAACTTTATGACAACGCAGGGTTGCCCCGTCCAACTCATGACAAAGAGAGAATGCAAAAAATGTTTGATCATTCAAACCTTATTATTACAGCATGGTATAAAGATCTGTTAGTAGGAGTTTCCCGTTCAATAACCGATTGGGTTTGGTGTTGTTATTTATCAGATCTTGCCATTAGGGATGAATACAAAAAAGAAGGAATTGGCAGAAAGCTGATCAATATGACCAAAGAAAAGGTAGGTGAACAATCGATGGTCTTGCTGCTATCCGTTCCAACCGCGATGGAATACTATCCGAAAGTGGGATTTGAAAAATTGGAAAACAGTTTTATCATGCATAGAGCAGAATGGAAATAA
- a CDS encoding FAD-binding dehydrogenase, whose amino-acid sequence MDKEFQPDAIIIGSGLAGLTAAMEITNTGKKVLLIDQETEQNIGGQAFWSFGGLFLINSPQQRRVGIKDSYELARQDWMGTAGFDREEDYWPKQWAEAYLKFAANEKYNYISKMGIKLMFMVGWAERGDGSASGHGNSVPRFHVSWGTGTGVVKPFVEKAYEAKTKGLLQMKFRHRVTNLIMENGKITGIEGNVLENDNKERGEPTSRTVVSQFRYNAPHIVIASGGIGANHELVRKNWPERLGKAPEKMICGVPAYVDGKMIGIAENAGADIINRDRMWHYTEGIQNWSPIWPDHGIRILPGPSSLWFDAKGNRLPAPFLPGFDTLGTLKYIQDTGFSYSWFILTQKIIKKEFALSGSEQNPDITNKDYVLFLKRIFGKKAPGPVEAFKENGKDFIVSDNLQDLVQRMNELSGDYLLDYDKIKLQIDARDRELDNQFSKDTQVNYIRSTRKYIGDKLGRVAAPHKILDSDNGPLIAVRLNILTRKTLGGIKTNLNGQVLKNDGTVLEGLYAAGEVAGFGGGGMHGYRALEGTFLGGCLFSGMKAGQYIGGLK is encoded by the coding sequence ATGGACAAAGAATTTCAACCTGATGCTATTATCATCGGTTCCGGATTAGCGGGGCTGACTGCAGCAATGGAAATTACCAATACAGGAAAAAAAGTATTATTAATAGACCAGGAAACTGAACAAAATATAGGTGGTCAGGCATTCTGGTCTTTTGGAGGACTTTTTTTAATCAATTCTCCCCAACAGCGGAGAGTAGGAATCAAGGATTCTTATGAACTGGCAAGGCAGGATTGGATGGGGACGGCAGGTTTTGACCGTGAAGAAGATTACTGGCCAAAGCAATGGGCGGAAGCATATCTGAAGTTTGCCGCCAATGAAAAGTACAATTATATTTCAAAGATGGGAATCAAGCTGATGTTTATGGTCGGATGGGCAGAAAGAGGGGATGGTTCCGCGAGTGGTCATGGAAATTCGGTTCCCCGTTTTCATGTCAGCTGGGGTACAGGGACTGGTGTTGTGAAACCTTTTGTGGAGAAAGCTTACGAAGCAAAAACAAAAGGGTTGCTTCAGATGAAATTCAGACATAGGGTTACTAATCTTATCATGGAGAATGGTAAGATAACCGGAATTGAAGGGAATGTATTGGAAAATGATAATAAAGAAAGAGGCGAACCGACCAGTAGAACCGTTGTTTCACAATTCAGATATAATGCTCCACACATTGTTATAGCCTCAGGGGGAATAGGAGCTAATCATGAGCTGGTACGTAAAAACTGGCCGGAAAGATTAGGAAAGGCACCTGAAAAAATGATTTGCGGAGTACCTGCTTATGTGGATGGCAAAATGATTGGCATAGCAGAAAATGCAGGTGCTGATATTATCAATCGGGATAGGATGTGGCATTATACTGAAGGGATTCAGAATTGGAGTCCTATATGGCCGGACCATGGGATAAGAATATTGCCTGGACCATCCTCTCTTTGGTTCGATGCTAAAGGAAACAGACTTCCTGCACCGTTTTTGCCGGGATTTGATACATTAGGGACATTAAAATATATACAGGATACAGGTTTTTCCTATTCATGGTTTATCCTGACACAAAAAATAATCAAAAAAGAATTTGCGCTTTCCGGATCGGAACAAAACCCTGATATCACCAATAAGGATTATGTTCTTTTTCTAAAAAGGATTTTTGGAAAAAAAGCTCCGGGACCTGTGGAAGCTTTTAAAGAAAACGGAAAAGACTTTATTGTTTCAGATAACCTTCAGGATCTCGTACAAAGAATGAATGAACTTTCGGGAGATTATCTTCTGGACTATGATAAAATAAAATTGCAGATTGATGCAAGAGACAGAGAACTGGATAATCAGTTTTCAAAAGATACCCAGGTCAATTATATACGGAGTACCAGAAAATATATTGGGGATAAATTAGGGCGGGTAGCAGCTCCCCATAAAATATTGGACTCTGATAACGGTCCATTGATCGCGGTGAGGCTCAATATTCTTACAAGAAAGACTTTGGGAGGGATTAAAACAAATCTTAATGGTCAGGTTTTAAAAAATGATGGAACGGTCCTTGAAGGCTTGTATGCAGCAGGAGAGGTGGCTGGATTTGGGGGCGGTGGTATGCATGGTTATCGTGCTTTGGAAGGAACTTTTCTTGGCGGATGTCTGTTTTCAGGAATGAAAGCGGGGCAATATATCGGCGGACTAAAATAG
- a CDS encoding DinB family protein, with translation MTKKFFLELVDYNNWADNITIEWLEQINDEQWERPVVSSFPGIKQTVVHIVSAKKIWIDFWTSSPDPIYLSTEFKGTKNELIEIWKKASVDMKSFIESYPEEDYKQPITIKYPRGGRSENAILANPSSLY, from the coding sequence ATGACAAAAAAGTTTTTTTTAGAATTAGTTGATTACAACAATTGGGCAGACAATATTACAATTGAATGGCTCGAACAAATTAATGATGAACAATGGGAGCGGCCAGTTGTAAGTAGTTTTCCTGGTATTAAACAAACGGTTGTCCATATCGTCAGTGCCAAAAAGATTTGGATTGACTTTTGGACAAGTTCTCCCGATCCTATTTATTTATCGACCGAATTCAAAGGGACGAAAAATGAACTGATAGAAATCTGGAAAAAAGCGTCCGTTGACATGAAAAGTTTTATAGAAAGCTATCCAGAAGAAGATTATAAACAACCCATCACGATTAAATATCCCAGAGGGGGGAGAAGCGAAAATGCTATTCTGGCAAACCCTTCCTCATTATATTAA
- a CDS encoding aldehyde dehydrogenase family protein — MKKVNKIYINGEFVTPHGTETFDLINPSTNIKIGEVTLGDEKDTQDAIAAAKEAFKAFSQSSVSERIAYLEKLKDAVEKREQDFIDVMIEEYGGTYQFSTLSNQNTGGWFDSIIETLKHFEFEKNINSSIVRLQPVGVVGIITPWNASNSSICSKVATAIAAGCTVVIKPSEMSSLQTQVLMEAFHDAGLPKGIINFVIGLGNVVGTELTNNRNVAKISFTGSTAVGKMIIKNGSDTMKRVTLELGGKSPNIILEDADLEKAIPMAVYGAYMNSGQACIAPTRLLVPEHKIDQVNAIAKSVAEKVIVGFPENQETHIGPMVSIKQFERVQNYIKLGLEEGATLLAGGVGKPEGLEAGNFVKATIFTNVRNDMRIAQEEIFGPVLSIIPYKTEEDAIEIANDSPYGLAAYISSEDKEHALRVASRIDAGRVCINGFSHDPMLPFGGFKQSGIGREFGVYGLGAYLEAKAILK, encoded by the coding sequence ATGAAAAAAGTAAATAAAATTTACATCAATGGCGAATTTGTAACGCCTCATGGAACTGAAACTTTTGACCTGATCAATCCATCCACTAATATCAAAATTGGTGAGGTGACACTTGGGGATGAAAAAGATACCCAAGATGCTATTGCGGCAGCAAAAGAAGCATTTAAAGCATTTTCTCAAAGCAGTGTTTCAGAACGTATTGCGTATCTGGAGAAATTAAAAGATGCAGTCGAAAAAAGAGAACAGGATTTTATCGATGTAATGATCGAAGAATACGGAGGGACCTACCAGTTTTCTACTTTAAGTAACCAAAATACAGGGGGCTGGTTCGACAGTATTATCGAAACGCTTAAACACTTTGAATTTGAAAAAAATATTAATTCTTCCATTGTAAGACTTCAGCCAGTAGGGGTTGTCGGGATCATCACTCCATGGAATGCAAGTAATAGTTCAATTTGCAGTAAAGTGGCAACTGCAATTGCAGCAGGATGTACCGTCGTTATCAAGCCCAGTGAAATGAGCAGTTTACAGACGCAGGTCCTTATGGAAGCTTTTCATGATGCGGGTCTGCCAAAAGGGATCATCAATTTTGTAATCGGCTTGGGGAATGTAGTAGGAACTGAACTTACCAATAACCGGAATGTAGCCAAAATCTCTTTTACAGGTTCTACAGCAGTCGGTAAAATGATCATTAAAAATGGATCCGATACGATGAAGCGTGTCACTTTGGAATTGGGAGGTAAATCACCCAACATCATTCTGGAGGATGCTGATCTGGAGAAGGCTATACCTATGGCCGTCTATGGAGCTTATATGAATAGTGGGCAGGCATGTATTGCGCCAACAAGACTCTTGGTTCCTGAACATAAAATTGATCAGGTGAATGCTATAGCAAAATCTGTTGCTGAAAAAGTAATCGTTGGCTTTCCGGAAAATCAGGAAACGCATATAGGACCTATGGTAAGTATTAAACAGTTTGAAAGGGTTCAGAACTATATTAAGTTAGGCTTGGAAGAAGGGGCCACTTTGCTTGCTGGAGGAGTAGGAAAACCCGAGGGTCTAGAAGCGGGAAATTTTGTGAAAGCAACCATTTTTACCAATGTTCGAAATGATATGCGGATTGCCCAGGAAGAAATATTTGGTCCCGTATTATCGATTATTCCTTATAAAACTGAAGAAGACGCCATAGAAATTGCTAATGATAGCCCTTACGGATTGGCTGCCTATATCAGTTCAGAAGATAAGGAACATGCTTTGAGGGTTGCTTCAAGGATTGATGCAGGAAGAGTTTGCATTAATGGGTTTAGCCATGATCCAATGTTGCCGTTTGGCGGATTTAAGCAATCGGGTATTGGGCGTGAATTTGGAGTGTATGGATTAGGGGCTTATCTTGAGGCCAAAGCAATTTTGAAATAA
- a CDS encoding helix-turn-helix domain-containing protein, which produces MAKKENSGIVYSCYHELSRKGENFVPQHTLSFQLSGSFVLADGKEKYRAEEGDFNLIRKNQLVKFVKYPPENGVFESMNIYLGEEMLVNMAREYDLSADHFVPVQALVPIPMNALLQNYLISLQTIIDSDHLNNKSLIDLKAKELLLILLQSQPDLRNILFDFSQPHKIDLEVFMNQNYRYNVNLERFAYLTGRSLATFKRDFEKVFHASPHQWILQKRLNEAYFLITEMGKTASDIYIEIGFEDLSHFSYAFKKQFGYSPTKIHQRSDFGE; this is translated from the coding sequence ATGGCAAAGAAAGAGAATTCAGGCATTGTTTATTCCTGCTATCACGAACTAAGCAGAAAAGGGGAAAATTTTGTTCCTCAGCATACCCTTTCGTTTCAACTATCGGGAAGCTTTGTTCTTGCTGATGGTAAAGAAAAATATAGAGCAGAGGAGGGTGATTTCAATCTTATCAGGAAAAATCAGCTTGTGAAGTTTGTAAAATATCCTCCAGAAAATGGAGTTTTTGAAAGCATGAATATTTATTTAGGAGAAGAAATGCTGGTGAATATGGCCCGTGAATATGACCTTTCCGCTGATCATTTTGTACCCGTACAGGCACTTGTTCCTATACCTATGAACGCCCTGCTTCAAAATTATTTGATTTCTCTTCAAACTATTATTGATAGTGATCATCTAAATAATAAATCATTGATCGATCTGAAGGCAAAAGAACTTTTGCTGATCTTATTGCAGTCACAGCCGGATCTGAGAAATATTCTTTTTGATTTTTCGCAGCCTCATAAAATTGATCTCGAGGTCTTTATGAATCAAAACTACAGGTATAATGTCAATCTAGAGCGTTTTGCATATCTCACAGGGAGAAGCCTTGCGACCTTTAAGCGTGATTTTGAAAAAGTTTTCCATGCTTCACCCCATCAATGGATATTGCAAAAACGATTGAATGAGGCTTATTTTCTGATCACTGAAATGGGAAAGACTGCCTCAGATATTTATATTGAAATTGGGTTTGAGGACCTTTCTCATTTTTCATATGCTTTTAAAAAACAATTTGGTTATAGTCCCACAAAAATTCATCAGAGATCAGATTTTGGAGAATAG
- a CDS encoding lactonase family protein, producing MKKILGLLLVILTSGQVYAQNTYVFFGSFNRDKTTEGLYVYRMDTLRGKLKKISSVKGILNPSFLTLSPDGKYLFACTESKTKNAGSVSSFKFNPEDGKLTFINSQKSGGENPVYLTVHQSGRWLVNGNYTEGSISVYPISENGRINPRAQRYQFSEGSINEDRQDRSHIHSTVFSPDFKDLFAPDLGADKIRSYHFKSDETEPLQVAEQPFVTTIAGTGPRHFTFHPNGKFAYCIEELGGAVDAYSYNDGKLEAIQRINTHTDEVKENFESSDIHISPDGRFLYASNRGDENNIAIFSIRENGTLEIVGYQPTFGKQLRVFDIDEMGNFLIVTNASTGNAFVFKRDIKTGLLKKVGRKVKIYGVSTVKIRRY from the coding sequence TTGAAAAAAATCTTAGGTCTGTTACTTGTAATTTTGACAAGCGGACAAGTATATGCGCAGAATACGTATGTGTTCTTTGGCTCTTTTAATCGTGATAAAACTACTGAAGGACTCTATGTTTATCGAATGGATACCCTTCGTGGAAAGCTGAAAAAAATAAGTTCAGTTAAAGGAATCCTGAACCCATCGTTTTTAACATTATCCCCTGATGGGAAGTACCTCTTTGCCTGTACAGAAAGCAAAACCAAAAATGCAGGGAGCGTCAGCAGTTTTAAATTCAATCCCGAAGATGGAAAACTGACTTTTATAAACAGTCAGAAAAGTGGAGGTGAGAATCCTGTTTATCTTACTGTCCATCAAAGTGGGAGATGGCTCGTGAATGGAAATTATACCGAAGGAAGTATTTCTGTGTATCCGATTTCAGAAAATGGAAGAATTAATCCAAGGGCTCAAAGGTATCAGTTTTCAGAAGGCAGCATCAATGAAGACCGACAGGATCGCTCGCACATCCATTCTACTGTTTTTTCACCGGATTTTAAGGATCTGTTTGCACCTGATCTGGGAGCTGATAAAATCAGATCTTATCACTTTAAAAGTGATGAAACTGAACCGCTGCAGGTTGCGGAACAACCTTTTGTAACAACTATTGCAGGAACGGGTCCAAGACATTTTACATTTCATCCTAATGGAAAATTTGCCTATTGTATCGAAGAATTAGGAGGAGCAGTAGATGCTTATTCATATAATGACGGGAAATTAGAAGCTATTCAAAGGATCAATACTCATACAGATGAAGTTAAGGAGAATTTTGAAAGTTCCGATATTCATATTTCTCCTGATGGACGATTCTTATACGCTTCTAATCGAGGCGATGAAAATAATATTGCTATTTTTTCAATTCGTGAAAATGGTACCTTAGAGATTGTAGGATATCAGCCAACATTTGGTAAACAGTTAAGGGTATTTGATATTGATGAAATGGGTAACTTTTTAATTGTAACCAATGCGTCGACTGGAAATGCTTTTGTTTTTAAACGTGATATAAAAACGGGTTTGCTTAAAAAAGTGGGAAGAAAAGTGAAAATATATGGGGTTTCCACCGTGAAGATCAGAAGATACTGA